One region of Candidatus Rokuibacteriota bacterium genomic DNA includes:
- the rapZ gene encoding RNase adapter RapZ — translation MRPPAANDPPRFVIITGLSGAGKSYAIKCLEDLGYFCVDNLPTTLIPTFAELCAQSTREIKKIALGVDVREGEYLAHLLEILAELRAKGHVPEVLFLEAADEALVRRYHETRRRHPLAGDGSVLDGIRAERKALAHLREIADRIIDTSGLTVHQLKERLVEAYSVRPAEGALAVSLISFGYKHGIPYDADLVFDVRFLPNPHFVESLRALDGRDAPVTDFIFSQPESRELLTRLQELVQFLLPLYQREGKAYLSVAIGCTGGRHRSVALVEALRVFLEGLGYRPTVRHRDLGRE, via the coding sequence GTGCGGCCCCCCGCGGCGAACGACCCCCCACGCTTCGTCATCATCACGGGGCTCTCCGGGGCGGGGAAGAGCTACGCGATCAAGTGCCTGGAGGACCTCGGGTACTTCTGTGTCGACAACCTGCCGACGACGCTGATTCCCACCTTCGCGGAGCTCTGCGCGCAGTCCACACGGGAGATCAAGAAGATCGCCCTGGGCGTGGATGTGCGCGAAGGGGAGTACCTGGCGCACCTGCTGGAGATCCTGGCCGAGCTCCGCGCCAAGGGGCACGTCCCCGAGGTCCTGTTCCTCGAGGCTGCCGACGAGGCGCTCGTCCGGCGCTACCACGAGACGCGCCGGCGACACCCGCTGGCCGGGGACGGCAGCGTGCTGGACGGGATCCGCGCCGAGCGCAAGGCGCTGGCCCACCTCCGCGAGATCGCGGACCGCATCATCGACACCTCCGGGCTCACCGTGCACCAGCTGAAAGAGCGCCTCGTGGAGGCCTACTCCGTGCGCCCCGCAGAGGGCGCGCTGGCGGTGTCCCTGATCTCCTTCGGCTACAAGCACGGGATCCCTTATGACGCCGATCTCGTGTTCGACGTGCGCTTCCTGCCGAACCCCCACTTCGTCGAGTCGCTGCGGGCGCTGGACGGCCGCGACGCCCCCGTCACGGACTTCATCTTCTCGCAGCCGGAGAGCCGGGAGCTCCTGACGCGGCTGCAGGAACTGGTGCAGTTCCTCCTGCCGCTCTACCAGCGAGAGGGCAAGGCCTACCTGAGTGTCGCGATCGGCTGCACGGGGGGACGTCACCGCTCGGTGGCGCTGGTGGAGGCCCTGCGGGTCTTCCTCGAGGGGCTCGGGTACCGCCCGACCGTCCGACACCGGGACCTCGGCCGTGAGTGA
- the rpoN gene encoding RNA polymerase factor sigma-54 has protein sequence MRLGLRLTQRVVMTPLLQQAIQLLQLSTLELKEVVEQELRDNPMLEEVPTEGTDATAEAPSEDLADSPPGPTANEPAPNESTSVAEERTDDLPFDLTSAVFDQPDERTPVSTEERDELPFENLGRGDISLAEHLAEQLRLATDVPEELAVGEAIIGNLDEDGYLRAEVAEIAELMRCPTEVVERMLTLIQSFDPTGIAARSIQECLLLQLRADSEPDPVSVEIVELHLAALERRRYADIARALKLPLDRVMESIEEIQGLEPKPGRRFAPADQRYIAPDVTIEKLGGEYIVVLNEDGIPRLRVNALYRSLLRGSAGEDKQFVEQKLRSAVWLIKSVEQRQRTLRKVATSLVKFQRDFLDKGLPYLRPLALRDVGEDIGMHESTISRVTTNKYVQTPQGLFELKYFFHSGIASSSGDVVSSVSVKKMIQDMVVAEDQGKPLSDQDVARELHAKGLTIARRTVAKYREELGILPSHQRRLTPRKR, from the coding sequence ATGCGCCTCGGTCTCCGGCTGACACAGCGGGTGGTGATGACGCCGCTGCTCCAGCAGGCGATCCAGCTCCTGCAGCTCTCGACGCTGGAGCTGAAGGAGGTGGTCGAGCAGGAGCTGCGCGACAACCCGATGCTCGAGGAGGTGCCCACCGAGGGGACGGACGCCACCGCGGAGGCGCCGTCCGAGGACCTGGCGGATTCGCCGCCCGGGCCGACGGCGAACGAGCCCGCGCCGAATGAATCCACCTCGGTGGCCGAGGAGCGGACTGACGACCTGCCGTTCGACCTCACCTCTGCCGTGTTCGACCAGCCCGACGAGCGAACGCCGGTGTCCACGGAGGAGCGGGACGAGCTCCCCTTCGAGAACTTGGGACGCGGCGACATCTCCCTGGCCGAGCACCTCGCCGAGCAGCTGCGACTCGCCACGGACGTCCCCGAGGAGCTGGCCGTCGGCGAGGCCATCATCGGCAACCTCGACGAGGACGGGTACCTGCGGGCCGAGGTCGCGGAGATCGCCGAGCTGATGCGATGCCCCACCGAGGTGGTGGAGCGGATGCTGACGCTGATCCAGAGCTTCGATCCCACCGGGATCGCCGCCCGGAGCATCCAGGAGTGCCTGCTCCTGCAGCTCCGGGCCGACTCCGAGCCCGATCCGGTCTCGGTGGAGATCGTGGAGCTCCACCTGGCGGCCCTCGAGCGGCGGCGCTATGCCGACATCGCGCGTGCGCTCAAGCTCCCGCTGGACCGCGTCATGGAGTCCATCGAGGAGATCCAGGGGCTCGAACCGAAGCCCGGCCGGCGCTTCGCGCCGGCCGACCAGCGCTACATCGCGCCCGACGTGACCATCGAGAAGCTCGGCGGTGAGTACATCGTGGTGCTCAACGAGGACGGCATCCCGCGACTACGAGTCAACGCGCTCTACCGGTCGCTGCTGCGGGGCTCGGCGGGGGAGGACAAGCAGTTCGTGGAGCAGAAGCTGCGCTCGGCGGTGTGGCTCATCAAGAGCGTGGAGCAGCGCCAGCGGACCCTCCGCAAGGTCGCCACGAGTCTGGTCAAGTTCCAGCGGGACTTCCTTGACAAGGGGCTCCCGTACCTGCGCCCGCTGGCGCTCCGGGACGTGGGCGAGGACATCGGCATGCACGAGTCCACGATCAGCCGGGTCACGACGAACAAGTACGTGCAGACGCCCCAGGGGCTGTTCGAGCTCAAGTACTTCTTCCACAGCGGCATCGCGTCCAGCAGCGGCGACGTGGTCTCCTCGGTGTCGGTCAAGAAGATGATCCAGGACATGGTCGTCGCCGAGGACCAGGGCAAGCCGCTCTCCGACCAGGACGTCGCCCGGGAGTTGCACGCCAAGGGGTTGACCATCGCCCGCCGGACCGTGGCGAAGTACCGCGAGGAGCTGGGGATCCTCCCCTCCCACCAGCGTCGCCTCACGCCCCGGAAACGATAG
- the lptB gene encoding LPS export ABC transporter ATP-binding protein — MEGLIAQGLVKSFRNRLVVDRVSLDIQRGEVVGLLGPNGAGKTTSFYMIVGLLRPEGGRIFLEGHEITDLPMYLRCRMGMGYLPQESSVFRKLTVEENLLAILETLDLAVQERAARLRVLLAELDLTPLARHKAYTLSGGERRRLEITRALVTSPRYLLLDEPFTGIDPIAIGDIQEIVARLKERGIGVLITDHNVRETLAITDRAYILYHGKILASGTAAELAGNPRAREIYLGEKFSL, encoded by the coding sequence ATGGAGGGGCTGATCGCGCAGGGTCTGGTGAAGAGTTTCCGCAACCGACTCGTGGTGGATCGCGTCAGTCTGGACATACAGCGCGGGGAGGTGGTGGGCCTCCTGGGCCCCAACGGGGCGGGGAAGACGACCTCGTTCTACATGATCGTGGGGCTGCTCAGACCCGAGGGCGGACGCATCTTCCTCGAGGGCCACGAGATCACCGATCTGCCCATGTACCTGCGCTGCCGGATGGGCATGGGGTACCTGCCACAGGAGTCCTCGGTGTTCCGCAAGCTGACGGTGGAGGAGAATCTCCTCGCGATCCTCGAGACCCTGGACCTGGCGGTCCAGGAGCGCGCGGCCCGGCTGCGGGTCCTGCTCGCCGAGTTGGACCTCACCCCGCTGGCGCGGCACAAGGCCTACACCCTCTCGGGCGGCGAGCGGAGGCGGCTGGAGATCACCCGGGCGCTGGTCACGAGCCCGCGCTACCTGCTGCTCGACGAGCCCTTCACCGGGATCGATCCCATCGCCATCGGCGATATCCAGGAGATCGTCGCGCGGCTGAAGGAACGGGGGATCGGCGTCCTCATCACCGACCACAACGTGCGCGAGACGCTGGCCATCACTGACCGCGCCTACATCCTCTATCACGGGAAGATCCTGGCCTCGGGGACCGCCGCGGAGCTGGCCGGCAACCCCCGGGCGCGCGAGATCTACCTCGGGGAGAAGTTCTCGCTGTGA
- a CDS encoding methionine adenosyltransferase codes for MAREEYLFTSESVTEGHPDKIADQISDAVLDAILAQDPTGRVACESLLTTGLVVVAGEITTSCYVDIPKVVRETIRDVGYTRAKYGFDYETCGVITAIDEQSSDIAMGVDALGAGDQGLMFGYACTETDELMPMPITLAHKLARRLSTVRRAGTHDYLRPDGKSQVSVRYVDGRPVSVETVVISTQHGPDVTLERIREEMIHDVILPTLPPHLVDPKTITYHINPTGRFVTGGPMGDTGLTGRKIIVDTYGGSCPHGGGAFSGKDPTKVDRSACYMARHVAKNIVAAGLAQRVQVQVAYAIGVAEPVSVMVETFGTGKVPNAKLEQMIRRHFDFTPAGIIKYLTLRRPIYKKTAAYGHFGRSEPEFTWERTDRVKDLRDDAGL; via the coding sequence ATGGCACGTGAGGAGTACCTGTTCACATCGGAATCGGTGACGGAAGGCCATCCGGACAAGATCGCCGACCAGATCTCCGACGCCGTACTGGATGCCATCCTGGCGCAGGACCCGACGGGGCGGGTTGCCTGTGAGTCGCTCCTGACCACGGGGCTCGTGGTGGTGGCGGGCGAGATCACCACGTCCTGCTACGTGGACATCCCGAAGGTGGTGCGCGAGACCATCAGGGACGTCGGGTACACGCGCGCGAAGTACGGCTTCGACTACGAGACCTGCGGCGTCATCACGGCCATCGACGAGCAGTCGTCGGACATCGCCATGGGCGTGGACGCGCTCGGCGCGGGCGATCAGGGCCTCATGTTCGGCTACGCCTGCACCGAGACCGACGAGCTCATGCCGATGCCCATCACGCTGGCCCACAAGCTGGCGCGCCGGCTGTCGACGGTGCGCCGGGCCGGCACGCACGACTACCTCCGTCCGGACGGCAAGAGCCAGGTCTCCGTCCGGTACGTGGACGGCCGACCGGTGTCGGTGGAGACGGTGGTCATCTCGACCCAGCACGGCCCCGACGTGACACTGGAGCGGATCCGGGAGGAGATGATCCACGACGTGATCCTCCCCACGCTCCCGCCGCACCTGGTGGACCCCAAGACGATCACCTACCACATCAATCCCACCGGGCGCTTCGTGACGGGTGGCCCGATGGGGGACACGGGCCTCACGGGGCGCAAGATCATCGTGGACACCTACGGCGGCTCCTGCCCGCACGGCGGGGGCGCCTTCTCGGGGAAGGACCCGACGAAGGTGGATCGGTCGGCCTGCTACATGGCGCGGCACGTCGCGAAGAACATCGTGGCGGCGGGGCTGGCACAGCGGGTACAGGTCCAGGTGGCTTACGCCATCGGCGTGGCCGAGCCGGTGTCCGTCATGGTCGAGACCTTCGGGACGGGGAAGGTGCCCAACGCGAAGCTCGAGCAGATGATCCGGCGGCACTTCGACTTCACGCCGGCGGGGATCATCAAGTACCTCACCCTGCGCCGGCCCATCTACAAGAAGACGGCCGCCTACGGACACTTCGGCCGCAGCGAGCCGGAGTTCACCTGGGAACGTACGGACCGCGTGAAAGACCTCCGCGACGACGCCGGCCTCTGA
- a CDS encoding adenosylhomocysteinase, whose product MTDHDVKDLSLAATGKLRIEWAEQFMPVLRQVRERFTREQPLKGLRLGACLHVTTETAVLMATLKAGGAQIALCASNPLSTQDDTAAALVQEYDIATFARKGEDNTTYYGHIQAVLGIRPQITMDDGADLISTLHGKRRDLLPDVLGGTEETTTGVIRLRAMEKDGVLAFPVIAVNDADTKHLFDNRYGTGQSTIDGILRATNVLLAGKTLVVAGYGMCGHGVAARAHGMGAHVVVAEVEPMRALEAVMDGYQVMPMARAAEAGDIFVTVTGNTTVIRKDHVLAMKDGAILANSGHFNVEIDLESLGGLATARRPIRPFVEEFTLPGGKRIYVLGEGRLINLAAAEGHPAIVMDMSFANQALSAEHMARHAGSLERKVYRVPTDIDREIARLKLASMGVQIDVLTPEQEAYLSSWTHGT is encoded by the coding sequence ATGACGGACCACGACGTCAAGGATCTCTCGCTCGCCGCGACCGGTAAGCTCAGGATCGAGTGGGCGGAGCAATTCATGCCGGTGCTGCGGCAGGTGCGGGAGCGGTTCACGCGGGAGCAGCCGCTCAAGGGGCTGAGGCTCGGTGCCTGCCTCCACGTGACGACGGAGACGGCCGTGCTCATGGCCACCCTCAAGGCCGGGGGCGCGCAGATCGCCCTCTGCGCCTCGAACCCGCTGTCGACGCAGGACGACACCGCGGCCGCGCTGGTCCAGGAGTACGACATCGCCACCTTCGCCCGGAAGGGCGAGGACAACACCACCTACTACGGGCACATCCAGGCCGTGCTCGGAATCCGGCCGCAGATCACCATGGACGACGGTGCCGACCTGATCTCGACGCTCCACGGGAAGCGGCGGGATCTCCTGCCCGACGTCCTCGGAGGCACCGAGGAGACCACGACGGGCGTGATCCGCCTGCGCGCCATGGAGAAGGACGGCGTGCTGGCCTTCCCGGTGATCGCGGTCAACGACGCCGACACGAAGCACCTCTTCGACAACCGCTACGGGACCGGGCAGTCCACCATCGACGGGATCCTGCGGGCGACCAACGTCCTGCTGGCCGGCAAGACGCTCGTCGTGGCCGGCTACGGGATGTGCGGGCACGGGGTGGCGGCGCGCGCCCACGGCATGGGCGCCCACGTGGTGGTCGCCGAGGTAGAGCCCATGCGCGCGCTCGAGGCGGTCATGGATGGCTATCAGGTCATGCCCATGGCGCGCGCGGCGGAGGCAGGCGACATCTTCGTGACGGTGACGGGCAACACCACGGTGATCCGCAAGGACCACGTCCTCGCCATGAAGGACGGGGCCATCCTGGCGAACTCCGGCCACTTCAACGTGGAGATCGACCTGGAGAGCCTGGGGGGCCTGGCGACGGCGCGGCGCCCCATCCGCCCCTTCGTGGAGGAGTTCACGCTGCCCGGCGGCAAGCGCATCTACGTGCTGGGCGAGGGACGGCTGATCAACCTGGCGGCCGCCGAGGGGCACCCGGCGATCGTGATGGACATGAGCTTCGCCAACCAGGCGCTCTCCGCCGAGCACATGGCTCGACACGCCGGGAGCCTGGAGCGGAAGGTCTA
- a CDS encoding DUF1926 domain-containing protein produces the protein MSERLRFIFGVHNHQPVGNFDGVIAEAVAGAYHPFFECVQREADLPLVVHCSGSLLGWMREHARPTFDLLGLLVASGRVELLTGGFYEPILPMLPDWDKLGQIQRMNDFLRQSFGVRPRGLWLAERVWEPHLPKVLSEAGVEFVVLDDHHFALAGLDPGTLGGYYLTEEQGAPLAIFPISERLRYLIPFAEPGEALRHLEARGDVGSVTLVDDGEKFGVWPGTHRLVYDEGWLRRFFDALRSAPWLELSTFSRLLDGTRARGRVYLPSASYSEMGAWALPAAAGEELEEARQRLAALPDGDRLRRLLRGGPWRNFLVKYPEVADAYWKMLDLSRRIQRGLEARPGDSGLLAARERLWQGQANDAYWHGVFGGCYLPHLRRAVRSALVGAEARLGADGSGPPPRWEARDRNGDGRVEVRVCTRQLTLTLCPESGGALTELAFLPLCFDAADVLGRRREAYHARIKETAATPAREGGPALSIHERLEAKESGLSGLLQYDVFRRASLLDGLFPAAGPLDALSPWDAALLAGPRLTMSHAVRESNGVIRVLLDVARAGDLPLRLEKSVTVHAEGARLTVGYRLEWTGTEGLAGRWGVQFNLALSAGEAPGRYYRLPGRPSLGSRGALEGQRGLALVDEWLGEEVGIHWAAPAEVGWAPVETVSLSETGFERIHQGSAILLAWPVRLEPGGSHELAFDVVVRALA, from the coding sequence GTGAGTGAGCGGCTGCGCTTCATCTTCGGCGTCCACAACCACCAGCCGGTCGGGAACTTCGATGGGGTGATCGCCGAGGCAGTGGCTGGGGCGTACCACCCCTTCTTCGAGTGCGTGCAGCGCGAGGCGGATCTCCCGCTGGTCGTCCACTGCTCGGGCAGCCTCCTGGGCTGGATGCGTGAGCACGCCCGGCCGACCTTCGACCTGCTGGGCCTGCTCGTGGCCTCCGGCCGCGTGGAGCTCCTGACGGGCGGGTTCTACGAGCCGATCCTGCCCATGCTCCCCGACTGGGACAAGCTCGGGCAGATCCAGCGGATGAACGACTTCCTGCGACAGAGCTTCGGGGTCCGCCCCCGGGGGCTCTGGCTGGCTGAGCGGGTGTGGGAACCCCACCTCCCCAAGGTGCTGTCGGAGGCGGGCGTGGAGTTCGTCGTCCTGGACGACCACCACTTCGCCCTGGCGGGGCTCGACCCCGGCACGCTCGGGGGCTACTACCTCACCGAGGAGCAGGGGGCGCCCCTGGCGATCTTCCCCATCAGCGAGCGACTGCGCTACCTCATCCCCTTCGCGGAGCCCGGCGAGGCCCTCCGCCACCTCGAGGCCCGCGGCGACGTGGGAAGCGTCACGCTGGTCGACGACGGCGAGAAGTTCGGCGTCTGGCCAGGCACCCACCGCCTCGTCTACGACGAGGGATGGCTCCGGCGCTTCTTCGACGCGCTGCGGTCGGCCCCGTGGCTCGAGCTGTCGACCTTCTCGCGGCTGCTGGACGGGACCCGCGCGCGCGGGCGCGTCTACCTGCCCTCGGCCTCGTACAGCGAGATGGGCGCCTGGGCGCTGCCCGCCGCTGCCGGCGAGGAGCTCGAGGAAGCCCGCCAGCGTCTGGCCGCGCTGCCCGACGGCGACCGGCTGCGACGGCTCCTGCGCGGCGGACCGTGGCGGAACTTTCTCGTGAAGTACCCGGAGGTGGCCGACGCCTACTGGAAGATGCTGGACCTGTCGCGGCGTATCCAGCGCGGCCTCGAGGCCCGCCCGGGGGACAGCGGTCTCCTCGCCGCACGCGAGCGGCTGTGGCAGGGGCAGGCCAACGACGCGTACTGGCACGGGGTCTTCGGCGGCTGCTACCTGCCGCACCTGCGCCGGGCGGTACGCTCGGCGCTGGTCGGGGCCGAGGCCCGGCTGGGGGCGGACGGGAGCGGGCCGCCCCCGCGGTGGGAGGCCCGGGACCGGAACGGCGACGGCCGCGTGGAGGTGCGCGTCTGCACCCGGCAGCTGACGCTCACGCTCTGCCCGGAGTCCGGGGGCGCGCTGACGGAGCTGGCCTTCCTGCCGCTCTGCTTCGACGCGGCGGACGTGCTGGGCCGGCGCCGGGAGGCGTACCACGCGCGGATCAAGGAGACGGCAGCAACGCCAGCGCGGGAGGGTGGGCCCGCGCTGAGCATCCACGAGCGGCTTGAGGCGAAGGAGAGCGGACTCTCGGGGCTCCTGCAGTACGACGTCTTCCGGCGCGCCTCGCTGCTGGACGGCCTCTTTCCGGCCGCGGGACCTCTCGATGCCCTCTCCCCGTGGGACGCCGCCCTCCTCGCCGGCCCCCGGCTGACGATGTCGCATGCTGTGCGCGAGTCGAATGGCGTGATCCGCGTGCTCCTGGACGTCGCGCGCGCGGGGGACCTGCCGCTCCGCCTCGAGAAGTCCGTGACCGTCCACGCCGAGGGCGCCCGCCTCACGGTGGGCTACCGGCTCGAGTGGACGGGCACCGAGGGCCTTGCGGGGCGCTGGGGCGTGCAGTTCAACCTGGCACTCAGCGCGGGCGAGGCGCCGGGCCGCTACTACCGGCTGCCCGGCCGGCCGTCGCTGGGTAGTCGCGGCGCGCTCGAGGGACAGCGCGGGCTGGCGCTGGTGGACGAATGGCTGGGCGAGGAGGTGGGGATCCACTGGGCCGCACCCGCCGAGGTCGGCTGGGCCCCCGTGGAGACCGTGTCGCTCTCAGAAACGGGCTTCGAGCGCATCCACCAGGGGTCGGCGATCCTGCTGGCGTGGCCAGTGCGCCTCGAGCCGGGCGGGAGCCACGAGCTGGCCTTCGACGTGGTGGTGCGGGCGCTGGCGTAG
- the lptA gene encoding lipopolysaccharide transport periplasmic protein LptA — protein sequence MKRALGALATCVVLAGLAPLDLGAQQGAQGRRRPAQEATPRQSPTKPAHPDPAAARRKSEDKGAPVTVDADRLESMQKEGLVIFTGNVVARQNNSTQYADRMEVYLDAGGDRIIRTVSSGSVRIVTKDCRTGMARRAEYHDAEQRVVLIGDARVWQEENVVTGERITIFLAEDRSVVEGGRQERVKAVFYPKREGAPGGEARSAPGAPCR from the coding sequence GTGAAGCGCGCGCTGGGAGCGCTGGCGACATGCGTCGTGCTGGCCGGGCTCGCCCCGCTAGATCTCGGAGCGCAGCAGGGGGCGCAGGGCCGGCGGCGGCCCGCCCAGGAGGCGACGCCTCGGCAGAGCCCCACCAAGCCGGCCCACCCCGACCCCGCGGCGGCACGGCGGAAGAGCGAGGACAAGGGCGCTCCGGTGACCGTGGATGCCGACCGGCTGGAGTCCATGCAGAAGGAAGGTCTCGTCATCTTCACGGGCAACGTGGTTGCGCGCCAGAACAACTCCACGCAGTACGCCGACCGGATGGAGGTGTATCTGGACGCCGGAGGGGACCGGATCATCCGCACCGTCTCGAGCGGGAGCGTCCGGATCGTCACCAAGGACTGCCGTACGGGCATGGCCCGGCGCGCCGAGTACCACGACGCCGAGCAGCGCGTGGTGCTGATCGGCGATGCCCGGGTGTGGCAGGAGGAGAACGTCGTGACCGGGGAGCGGATCACGATCTTCCTCGCCGAGGATCGCAGCGTGGTGGAGGGTGGCCGGCAGGAGCGCGTGAAGGCCGTCTTCTACCCGAAGCGCGAGGGGGCGCCGGGCGGTGAGGCCCGGTCCGCGCCCGGGGCCCCGTGCCGGTGA
- the raiA gene encoding ribosome-associated translation inhibitor RaiA, translating to MGVIISTRGFTVSNTYKDALTRRLDRLARLLPKLTEARIVLSKEKHRRTAALTLRGKHRTFRSTETAEDLSVAVDLAIAALTRQVRETKDRVRSHGKGRRRPPAAAAVPETAAPDGELVVRRVAAKPMSVEEAAAQLELGREQFLVFTNAGTDSVNVLYRRKSGGLGLIEPVA from the coding sequence ATGGGCGTGATCATCAGCACGCGAGGGTTCACCGTCTCCAACACGTACAAGGACGCGCTCACGCGGCGGCTCGACAGGCTGGCGCGGCTGCTGCCCAAGCTCACCGAGGCGAGGATCGTGCTCTCCAAGGAGAAGCACCGTCGCACGGCAGCGCTGACGCTCCGGGGGAAGCACCGCACCTTCCGCAGCACGGAGACCGCCGAGGATCTGTCGGTGGCGGTGGATCTGGCCATCGCGGCGCTGACCCGTCAGGTGCGCGAGACCAAGGACCGCGTGCGCAGCCACGGCAAGGGCCGGCGGCGGCCGCCGGCGGCCGCGGCGGTTCCCGAGACGGCGGCGCCGGACGGGGAACTGGTCGTCCGGCGCGTGGCCGCCAAGCCGATGTCCGTGGAAGAGGCCGCCGCGCAGCTGGAGCTCGGCCGGGAGCAGTTCCTGGTCTTCACCAATGCCGGGACGGATTCGGTGAACGTGCTCTACCGCCGCAAGAGCGGAGGCCTCGGGCTCATCGAGCCCGTGGCCTGA